One genomic region from Bacillus aquiflavi encodes:
- a CDS encoding ABC transporter ATP-binding protein, whose protein sequence is MAFIKLQELTKTFPHAAKSAVKDFDLEIKKGEIITLLGPSGCGKTTTLRMIAGFEKPTSGEIHFGSETIFKQDYSLPPEKRGIGMVFQDYALFPHLTVVKNVMFGLLKWNNKEKKKRAIEVLELVGLAQYANRYPHELSGGQQQRVALARALAPEPKVILMDEPFSNLDANMREKMRYDVKRILKSTNTTAIIVTHDQKDAFAVSDRVVVMKDGVIEQIDTPMEMYRCPKNCFVAQFLGKTNLLTGKMANDLKHVYTHIGKVCLPTKSEQLIDEVTLSVRPEGCRLVENGKYVAEVEDVIYSGEYQEVTVKINTEQGGKQSIFIHVPIEQQVKKGQVVSFDIKPELVSLVEK, encoded by the coding sequence ATGGCGTTTATTAAACTACAAGAATTGACGAAAACGTTTCCTCATGCTGCGAAAAGTGCAGTTAAAGATTTTGATCTTGAAATTAAAAAAGGCGAAATTATTACTTTACTTGGTCCTAGTGGATGTGGAAAGACAACTACGCTAAGAATGATTGCGGGCTTTGAAAAACCTACATCTGGTGAAATTCACTTTGGCAGCGAAACGATTTTTAAACAAGACTACAGCTTACCTCCTGAAAAACGCGGGATTGGGATGGTTTTTCAAGACTATGCTTTATTTCCACATTTGACTGTTGTGAAAAATGTAATGTTTGGGTTATTGAAATGGAACAATAAAGAGAAAAAGAAACGAGCAATAGAGGTGCTTGAATTAGTTGGCCTTGCCCAATATGCGAATAGGTATCCCCATGAGTTGTCAGGGGGTCAGCAGCAAAGAGTTGCGCTTGCGAGGGCATTAGCTCCTGAACCAAAAGTGATCCTTATGGACGAACCATTTAGTAATTTAGATGCAAATATGAGGGAAAAAATGCGTTACGATGTCAAAAGGATATTAAAATCTACCAATACAACCGCTATTATCGTAACACATGATCAAAAGGATGCATTTGCTGTTTCAGATCGTGTTGTTGTTATGAAAGATGGGGTTATTGAACAGATTGATACACCTATGGAGATGTACCGTTGTCCTAAAAATTGTTTTGTAGCACAGTTTTTGGGGAAAACTAATTTGTTAACGGGTAAAATGGCTAATGATTTAAAACACGTTTATACCCATATTGGGAAAGTATGTTTACCTACAAAATCTGAACAGTTAATCGATGAGGTGACGCTTTCTGTCAGACCTGAAGGGTGTCGTCTTGTTGAAAATGGGAAGTACGTTGCTGAAGTAGAAGATGTTATATATAGTGGAGAGTATCAAGAAGTAACTGTGAAGATTAATACTGAACAAGGTGGGAAGCAATCGATATTCATTCATGTACCGATCGAACAGCAAGTAAAAAAGGGGCAGGTTGTTTCTTTTGATATTAAACCTGAACTTGTTTCATTAGTTGAAAAATAA
- a CDS encoding ABC transporter permease codes for MNRQEQSDFKARNRAFRAFFQNFIKSQNGSQPDYILLLLSIMIAFVMFIPILYVIWSSLFAGTEQWIKLLDTRIPGLLWNTLSLTFTVTILSVSIGISLAWFVNRCDLPGRKVWQWLLALPLVIPPYVGAMTYIIIFGPTGWLKEKWMNWFSEYPINIYSFWGVVFVLTMFTYPYVFLIASSALRKMNQSFEDAARIQGLNTFQVFWKVNLPFLRPAIGAGAILISLYVLSDFGAIAMLRYTTFTAAIYYQMGNYDHVSASILSMVLILITLVFLAVERRTRLKQRYYQTSNTYKKPSLLSLGKWKAPVLIYVLGIFSLAVLLPTIVLIYWSSVGVMEGALDSRFWGYAWNSVLVAGVSALICMIIALPIVYFKIRYPSVLTNIIDKITYSGYALPGVIVALGVVFVFNQYIPWLYNTIALLFFAYIVRFLPQAMQSGEAALSLVSPRIDEAARSLGYSPVKVMLKVIVPLIIPGILAGGALVFVSSIKELPATLLLRPPGFDTLAVRVWTEASEAVYHLAAPAALLIIIVSMLPLRFMLKK; via the coding sequence ATGAACAGACAAGAACAGTCAGACTTTAAGGCTCGAAATCGTGCATTTCGAGCTTTTTTCCAAAACTTTATAAAATCTCAAAATGGAAGCCAGCCAGACTACATATTGTTATTACTCAGCATAATGATTGCTTTTGTAATGTTTATCCCAATTTTATATGTAATTTGGAGTTCACTATTTGCTGGAACAGAACAATGGATTAAATTATTAGATACGAGAATCCCAGGCTTACTATGGAATACATTAAGTTTAACATTTACTGTTACCATCTTATCAGTATCAATCGGTATTTCACTAGCTTGGTTTGTAAACAGATGTGATCTCCCAGGAAGAAAGGTTTGGCAATGGCTTTTAGCTTTACCATTAGTTATCCCCCCTTATGTTGGTGCAATGACATATATTATCATTTTTGGACCAACAGGATGGTTAAAGGAAAAATGGATGAATTGGTTTTCTGAATATCCAATTAATATTTATTCCTTTTGGGGCGTTGTTTTTGTATTAACTATGTTTACATATCCGTATGTGTTTCTTATTGCTAGTTCAGCATTAAGAAAAATGAACCAAAGCTTTGAGGATGCAGCAAGAATACAAGGGCTAAACACGTTCCAAGTTTTTTGGAAGGTAAATTTACCTTTTCTAAGACCAGCGATTGGAGCAGGTGCCATTTTAATATCGTTATATGTATTATCCGATTTTGGGGCAATTGCGATGCTTCGATATACGACATTTACTGCCGCTATATACTATCAAATGGGAAATTACGATCATGTTAGTGCTTCAATTTTAAGTATGGTTCTTATACTAATTACTTTAGTGTTTCTCGCGGTTGAAAGGAGAACGCGTCTAAAGCAAAGATATTATCAAACATCAAATACATATAAAAAACCTTCTTTATTATCTTTAGGTAAATGGAAAGCTCCAGTACTTATATATGTGCTTGGGATATTTTCTCTTGCGGTTCTTCTTCCGACTATCGTCCTTATTTATTGGTCAAGTGTTGGGGTGATGGAAGGAGCGTTAGATTCTCGCTTTTGGGGTTATGCTTGGAACAGTGTACTTGTTGCAGGTGTGTCCGCTTTGATTTGTATGATCATAGCACTGCCGATTGTTTATTTTAAAATAAGATATCCATCTGTTTTAACGAACATTATAGATAAGATCACTTATTCAGGGTATGCTTTGCCAGGAGTAATTGTTGCATTAGGAGTTGTTTTTGTTTTTAATCAGTATATTCCTTGGTTGTATAATACAATAGCCCTTCTGTTTTTTGCTTATATTGTCAGATTTCTTCCACAGGCAATGCAATCAGGGGAAGCGGCCCTTAGCCTTGTTTCTCCAAGAATTGATGAAGCAGCAAGGAGTCTAGGTTATTCTCCTGTGAAGGTAATGTTAAAAGTAATTGTTCCGTTAATTATCCCTGGTATTCTTGCAGGTGGTGCATTAGTTTTTGTCAGCTCAATAAAAGAGTTGCCAGCTACTCTTTTATTAAGACCTCCTGGTTTTGATACGTTAGCAGTTCGAGTATGGACGGAAGCGAGTGAGGCAGTTTATCACTTAGCAGCACCTGCTGCATTATTAATTATTATCGTTTCTATGTTACCGTTGCGTTTCATGTTAAAAAAGTAA
- a CDS encoding extracellular solute-binding protein, translated as MKLTKKLLLGLLLALSFVLLVACGSSNKEDAQKEEVKDNPKKSGELVVYSSRKEKFVQPLLDKFEQETGIKVKALHADDTVINRIKEEGKRPQADILISNDIGAMEHLRIEGLLQGFDPKGIDSIDEKYRAEDNSWFGLSARTRILMYNEDLITEEEMPKTMWELTDPKWKGQFAITRGGNAGLVAQVSALRNEWGDEKTSEWLKKIKENAGAIMKDHGEIRLAVGSGEYKFGLVNNYYYHQQLNEPTNNHVGAVYTDQADDEMGVFVNAAGVAFIKGAPNEKNAKEFLEWILLEENQKEFSFASKEVPLNPNVQTTEEAKRISDYKTMEMPLSQLGKVWTDTKTLIEKAGLDLEVK; from the coding sequence ATGAAGTTAACCAAAAAACTTTTATTAGGGTTATTATTAGCGCTTTCTTTTGTGCTTTTAGTAGCGTGCGGTTCTTCAAATAAAGAAGATGCTCAAAAAGAAGAAGTGAAAGATAATCCTAAAAAGTCAGGCGAGTTAGTTGTATACTCTTCTCGAAAAGAGAAGTTTGTTCAACCTTTATTGGATAAATTTGAACAAGAAACAGGTATTAAAGTAAAAGCACTACATGCAGATGATACGGTTATAAACCGAATTAAAGAGGAAGGTAAGCGGCCACAAGCCGATATATTGATTTCAAATGATATTGGTGCAATGGAGCATTTACGTATAGAAGGTTTACTTCAAGGATTTGATCCAAAAGGAATTGATAGCATTGATGAAAAGTATCGTGCGGAAGATAATTCTTGGTTCGGTTTATCTGCACGGACTAGAATATTAATGTATAATGAGGACTTAATAACAGAAGAAGAAATGCCTAAAACAATGTGGGAACTAACTGATCCAAAGTGGAAAGGTCAATTTGCAATTACTAGGGGTGGAAATGCTGGTCTTGTTGCACAAGTTTCAGCTCTTAGAAATGAATGGGGCGATGAGAAAACAAGCGAATGGTTAAAGAAAATAAAAGAAAATGCTGGGGCAATTATGAAAGATCATGGTGAAATTAGACTTGCAGTTGGTTCAGGCGAATATAAATTTGGTTTAGTTAATAACTATTACTATCATCAGCAGCTAAATGAACCAACTAATAATCATGTTGGTGCAGTATACACGGATCAAGCAGATGATGAGATGGGCGTATTCGTAAATGCGGCTGGTGTTGCTTTTATAAAAGGAGCTCCAAACGAAAAAAATGCAAAAGAATTTTTGGAGTGGATTCTTTTAGAAGAAAATCAAAAGGAATTTTCATTTGCCTCTAAAGAAGTGCCATTAAATCCTAATGTGCAAACAACGGAGGAAGCAAAACGTATTTCTGATTACAAAACAATGGAAATGCCATTAAGTCAGCTAGGTAAAGTATGGACTGATACCAAAACATTAATTGAAAAAGCAGGGCTTGATTTAGAAGTAAAATAG
- the dtd gene encoding D-aminoacyl-tRNA deacylase, producing MRVVVQRSKNASVAVEGKIVGQIQKGFVVLVGVTHEDTEEDAFYLAEKIVHLRIFEDENGRMNRSLLEIGGEVLSVSQFTLYGDCRKGRRPNFMEAAKPDHALKLYNHFNHLIQEKGIKVETGKFAAMMDVQLINDGPVTLVIDSKQK from the coding sequence ATGCGAGTTGTTGTACAGCGAAGCAAAAATGCAAGCGTAGCAGTTGAAGGGAAAATTGTAGGGCAAATTCAGAAAGGATTTGTTGTACTCGTTGGTGTAACCCACGAAGATACAGAAGAAGACGCTTTTTATTTAGCTGAAAAAATTGTCCACCTTCGTATTTTTGAAGATGAAAATGGAAGAATGAATCGTTCCTTGCTAGAGATTGGTGGAGAAGTTTTATCAGTCTCACAATTTACTTTGTATGGTGATTGTCGCAAAGGAAGACGGCCAAACTTTATGGAAGCAGCTAAGCCTGATCATGCGTTAAAACTATATAACCACTTTAATCACCTTATTCAGGAGAAAGGTATTAAAGTTGAAACGGGCAAATTTGCCGCAATGATGGATGTTCAATTAATAAACGATGGGCCGGTTACACTTGTCATCGACAGTAAACAAAAATAA